From Rhinolophus sinicus isolate RSC01 linkage group LG15, ASM3656204v1, whole genome shotgun sequence, the proteins below share one genomic window:
- the ZNF750 gene encoding zinc finger protein 750, protein MSLLKERKPKKPHYIPRPPGKPFKYKCFQCPFTCNEKSHLFNHMKYGLCKNSITLVSEQDRVPKCPKSNSLDPKQSHQSDTAMKPTSSKSVTNGLPHPDAKLPLGLAKDDVKENVDLRARGTHKGPGQKPALQREAVHPSLVPEATTGAPSATPEGIGRPSAFVPVGERRLKGSELAEAPETLALPSPTSKATAFHTPGHPWKAGSPFLQPEFPHKIPPTKGFGALSPYMHPAIPEYPPHFYTEHGLATIYSPYLLAGNPPECDAALLSVYGAQDQRHFLPHPGPVPKHVNPPPSAYDHYRLLQQYHSNLSLPYGFYRPESAFSSYGLRLPPIAGLSHDQSSHLLDEAALVYPASSLSKLNPSSSHKKHTEFEKERLTPEAEDPSKDGQRDPDGTKMSPRAGSAATGSPGRPSPTNFTQTSQPCVALCSRSDKPTSSVLGRLPQPEQGLAAFKPVKKSPEHTPPQAPENRDESPKSLDAVDAGAPAQIRSASRDTEAMPSSPEDGSRMAPLNLSRKSETKPAAACGPVYRDFAELQDVPLNLSVRDPCNALTPRPASHRPPGEVEPSAAAAQKTEPEGSGEGPAHTDTKQNGPGSDEAPVTTPTRKAQDIRAADSGDEQKQTAAVALCQLAAYSPGAARVGDAEPSAQEPACQQDTAAPRATESQEAQSDLRPKGQKRTSPRETGKSQQGAKKSKPSDTARVFTLRKRTRVS, encoded by the exons ATGAGCCTCCTCAAAGAGCGGAAACCAAAGAAGCCGCACTACATCCCAAGGCCTCCAGGGAAGCCTTTCAAGTACAAGTGCTTCCAGTGTCCCTTCACCTGCAATGAGAAGTCGCACCTTTTTAACCACATGAAGTATGGTCTCTGTAAGAACTCCATCACTTTGGTATCAGAGCAAGATCGTGTTCCCAAGTGCCCGAAATCTAACTCTCTAGACCCTAAGCAAAGCCATCAGTCCGACACAGCCATGAAGCCCACCTCCTCCAAGTCTGTCACAAACGGGCTGCCCCACCCGGACGCCAAGCTTCCACTCGGCCTCGCCAAGGACGACGTCAAGGAGAACGTGGACCTGCGTGCACGCGGGACACACAAGGGCCCTGGACAGAAGCCTGCTCTGCAGCGGGAAGCAGTGCACCCCAGCCTGGTCCCTGAGGCCACCACCGGCGCCCCGTCTGCCACTCCGGAAGGCATCGGGCGGCCCTCGGCATTCGTTCCTGTGGGAGAGCGCAGACTCAAAGGGTCAGAGCTCGCAGAGGCGCCGGAAACGctggccctgcccagccccacctccaagGCCACCGCCTTCCACACCCCTGGCCACCCCTGGAAAGCTGGCTCTCCTTTCCTCCAGCCCGAGTTTCCACACAAAATCCCACCTACCAAGGGGTTCGGGGCCCTTTCCCCTTACATGCACCCTGCCATCCCAGAGTACCCGCCTCACTTTTACACGGAGCATGGACTGGCCACCATTTACTCACCCTACCTTCTGGCCGGGAACCCACCTGAGTGTGACGCTGCCCTGCTTTCCGTCTATGGGGCCCAAGACCAAAGACACTTCCTGCCTCACCCCGGGCCAGTGCCCAAGCACGTGAACCCACCGCCCTCAGCCTACGACCATTACAGGCTGCTCCAGCAGTATCACTCCAACCTGTCACTTCCTTACGGATTTTACAGGCCAGAGTCTGCTTTCTCCTCCTACGGCCTCAGGCTCCCACCCATCGCTGGCCTTTCACACGATCAGAGCTCTCACCTACTGGACGAAGCCGCCCTAGTCTACCCAGCCTCGAGTCTGTCCAAGTTAAACCCTTCCAGCTCccacaaaaaacacacagagtTTGAGAAGGAGCGTCTGACTCCTGAGGCTGAAGACCCTTCCAAAGACGGGCAGAGGGACCCAGACGGGACCAAAATGAGCCCGCGTGCAGGCAGTGCAGCCACGGGCTCTCCCGGAAGGCCGAGTCCCACCAACTTCACGCAGACAAGCCAGCCATGTGTGGCGCTGTGCAGCCGCTCAGACAAGCCCACCTCAAGCGTCCTGGGAAGGCTCCCGCAACCTGAACAGGGCCTCGCGGCCTTCAAGCCAGTCAAGAAAAGCCCAGAGCACACACCCCCCCAGGCTCCGGAAAACAGAGACGAGTCTCCGAAAAG cCTTGATGCTGTGGATGCAGGCGCTCCGGCCCAGATAAGAAGCGCCTCTCGCGACACGGAGGCCATGCCTTCCAGCCCAGAGGACGGCTCCAGGATGGCGCCGCTGAACCTCTCCAGGAAGTCGGAGACCAAGCCGGCAGCCGCCTGCGGCCCCGTGTACAGGGACTTCGCAGAGCTGCAGGACGTGCCTCTCAACCTGTCGGTCAGGGACCCCTGCAACGCCCTGACTCCTAGGCCTGCCTCCCACCGCCCGCCGGGGGAGGTGGAGCCCTCTGCCGCTGCTGCTCAGAAGACTGAGCCAGAAGGTTCTGGAGAAGGGCCAGCCCACACTGACACAAAGCAGAACGGCCCTGGCTCTGACGAGGCCCCGGTGACGACCCCCACCAGGAAGGCCCAGGACATACGGGCTGCGGACAGCGGCGACGAGCAGAAGCAGACAGCGGCCGTGGCCCTGTGCCAACTGGCGGCCTACAGCCCCGGGGCCGCGCGCGTGGGTGACGCGGAGCCCTCGGCCCAGGAGCCCGCCTGCCAACAAGACACAGCCGCTCCCAGAGCCACGGAAAGCCAGGAGGCTCAGAGTGACCTCAGGCCCAAAGGGCAGAAGAGGACAAGCCCGCGGGAAACAGGCAAGTCCCAGCAGGGAGCTAAGAAGTCGAAGCCGAGCGACACGGCCAGAGTGTTCACGCTCCGGAAACGAACACGGGTGTCTTAG